One part of the Chryseobacterium sp. 7 genome encodes these proteins:
- a CDS encoding glycosyltransferase family 2 protein, translated as MIKFSILIAHYNNGKYFKECYHSLINQTYKNWEVIIIDDASTDNSVEMIQSLITNDSRFKLYQNNINQSCGFTKAACIQYAQGDLCAYLDPDDAIYPQALEKIVHEFIHKNDLVAVYSQMRLCDENLTPESTYAGTKQIYNDRYFFNCPIQVAHFFTFKRETYLRTKGINPNLKNAVDQDLYLKILEQGEVKYLKEPLYLYRIHPHGISQDTSKQSAKESFARVIHETMKRRGLKVINNKTVPEIFTNSQEIFELLNYQNNRIERLISKIKVTLDNI; from the coding sequence GTGATAAAATTTTCTATACTTATAGCCCACTATAATAATGGAAAGTATTTTAAAGAATGCTATCATTCATTAATTAACCAAACCTATAAAAACTGGGAGGTAATTATTATTGATGATGCTTCTACAGATAATTCAGTAGAGATGATACAGTCTCTGATTACCAACGACTCCCGTTTCAAACTTTATCAAAACAACATTAATCAGAGTTGTGGGTTTACAAAAGCAGCCTGCATACAATATGCCCAAGGAGATTTGTGTGCTTATCTGGATCCGGATGACGCTATTTATCCTCAAGCTCTTGAAAAAATCGTTCATGAATTTATACACAAAAATGATCTGGTAGCTGTTTATTCCCAAATGAGACTTTGTGATGAAAACCTTACTCCCGAAAGCACATATGCCGGTACCAAACAGATTTACAACGACCGTTATTTTTTCAATTGTCCTATTCAGGTTGCTCATTTCTTTACATTCAAAAGGGAAACATATTTAAGGACCAAAGGAATCAATCCTAACCTGAAAAATGCAGTGGATCAGGATCTTTACTTAAAAATATTAGAACAGGGAGAAGTGAAATACCTCAAAGAACCTTTATATTTATACAGAATTCACCCCCATGGAATTTCCCAGGATACATCAAAACAAAGTGCAAAAGAATCGTTTGCCAGGGTAATTCATGAGACTATGAAGAGACGGGGGCTTAAAGTAATTAACAATAAAACTGTTCCTGAAATTTTCACCAATTCACAGGAAATCTTTGAACTTCTTAATTATCAGAACAATCGAATAGAACGCTTAATCAGCAAAATAAAAGTCACTTTAGACAATATATAA
- the thrA gene encoding bifunctional aspartate kinase/homoserine dehydrogenase I, whose product MKVLKFGGTSVAHSQNILLVKNIIKSESLKSKVVVIVSALHGVTDQLIKAAEYASVKDESYIQIVQNIEEKHISLVKELFPIAEQSSWLSFVKKHFNDIEDLCNGIAVLGELTDRIKDKIASYGEFLSSNIIAAKLKQEKLDCIWMNSAELIRTDSNFTNAKVDFDTTEKNIIRFLDENQNRIIIGPGFIAHDEKNNATTLGRGGSDYTASIIAGAIHAEELQIWTDVSGMMTADPRLASNAKPISEISYHEAMELSHFGAKVLYPPSIQPVMVKNINLIIKNTFDPEAQGTLISHQLKSSEDEKQIAVGISNMNNIALLTLEGSGMVGIPGISAKLFQCLSQEKINIILITQGSSEHSITIAIEEKEALRAENAINSTFADDINLERVYAVKIETGLSIVAIVGENMKSRSGVSAKMFGCLGNNGINIRAIAQGSSERNISIVISAKDSKKAVNVLHEEFFESEIKQIHLYISGTGNVGSKLIQQIYDQNEYLKENFLINLRIAGISNSRHMLFSDQGISKENYLNWNQQGEKASAREFADEIIRRNLRNSVFVDVTASPDIPEVYESLLKRSVNIVACNKIAASSDFKKYKTLKNTARNHSCKFYFETNVGAGLPVIGTINDLIKSGDQIQSIKAVLSGTLNFVFNNYEGSRIFSEVVAQAQKEGYTEPDPRLDLSGTDVARKILILAREAGYPLQFEEIENIGFLPEECMQGSVDNFYEKLTVYEEHFKNLLNKAKAEGKILKYVAEFEDGKAKVGLQHIAPESDLFHLYGKDNIVIFKTLRYSEQPLVVKGAGAGADVTASGVFADIIRSI is encoded by the coding sequence ATGAAAGTTTTAAAATTCGGCGGAACATCAGTCGCCCATTCTCAGAATATCTTACTGGTGAAAAACATCATAAAAAGTGAATCTTTAAAAAGCAAAGTTGTAGTTATAGTATCAGCTCTACATGGCGTTACTGATCAGTTGATTAAAGCAGCAGAATATGCTTCAGTAAAAGATGAAAGTTATATTCAGATTGTTCAGAATATTGAGGAAAAACATATCAGCCTGGTAAAAGAACTTTTTCCGATCGCAGAACAAAGTTCATGGTTAAGCTTTGTAAAAAAGCATTTCAATGATATTGAGGATCTCTGCAACGGAATTGCTGTCCTTGGCGAATTAACAGACAGAATTAAAGATAAAATTGCCTCTTACGGAGAATTTCTGTCTTCAAATATTATTGCAGCAAAACTAAAGCAGGAGAAACTAGACTGCATATGGATGAACTCTGCCGAGCTGATAAGAACCGACAGCAATTTTACCAATGCAAAAGTAGATTTTGATACCACCGAAAAAAATATCATCCGTTTTCTGGACGAAAATCAGAACCGTATCATTATAGGGCCGGGTTTTATTGCCCATGACGAAAAAAATAATGCAACGACCTTAGGGAGAGGCGGATCAGATTATACGGCTTCGATTATTGCAGGGGCTATTCATGCAGAAGAGCTTCAGATCTGGACAGATGTAAGCGGAATGATGACTGCTGATCCTCGACTGGCTTCCAATGCTAAACCTATTTCGGAAATATCTTATCATGAAGCAATGGAACTGTCTCATTTCGGGGCAAAAGTGCTTTATCCTCCTTCCATTCAGCCCGTGATGGTAAAAAATATAAACCTGATCATCAAAAATACTTTCGATCCGGAAGCACAGGGAACTTTAATTTCCCATCAACTGAAATCCTCTGAAGATGAAAAGCAAATTGCCGTGGGAATTTCAAACATGAACAATATTGCTCTGCTTACCTTAGAAGGAAGCGGCATGGTAGGAATTCCGGGTATTTCAGCAAAATTATTCCAGTGTTTAAGCCAGGAAAAAATAAATATAATCCTTATTACACAGGGATCTTCAGAACATTCCATCACAATTGCTATTGAAGAAAAAGAAGCTTTGAGGGCAGAAAATGCAATCAATTCTACCTTTGCTGATGATATCAACCTGGAAAGAGTGTATGCTGTAAAAATAGAAACAGGCCTTTCTATTGTTGCGATTGTTGGAGAAAATATGAAAAGCAGAAGCGGGGTGAGTGCAAAAATGTTTGGGTGCCTTGGAAATAACGGAATCAATATAAGAGCGATTGCGCAGGGGTCTTCAGAAAGAAATATCAGTATTGTTATTTCAGCAAAGGACAGTAAAAAAGCAGTGAACGTCCTTCACGAAGAATTTTTTGAATCCGAAATTAAACAAATCCACCTCTATATCAGTGGAACAGGAAATGTAGGTTCAAAACTGATCCAGCAGATTTATGATCAAAATGAATATTTAAAGGAAAACTTTTTGATCAATCTGAGAATTGCAGGAATTTCAAACAGCCGTCATATGCTGTTTTCAGATCAGGGAATATCAAAGGAAAACTATCTTAACTGGAACCAGCAGGGTGAAAAAGCCTCTGCCAGAGAATTTGCTGATGAAATTATCCGCAGAAACCTTAGGAATTCTGTTTTCGTTGATGTAACTGCAAGTCCTGACATTCCTGAAGTGTATGAAAGCTTATTAAAAAGAAGTGTGAACATTGTGGCCTGTAATAAAATTGCAGCTTCTTCAGATTTTAAAAAATATAAAACCTTAAAAAATACAGCAAGAAACCACAGCTGCAAATTTTATTTTGAAACCAATGTGGGCGCAGGGCTTCCTGTCATAGGAACCATCAACGACCTCATCAAAAGCGGAGATCAAATACAATCTATCAAGGCTGTATTAAGTGGAACACTGAATTTTGTTTTTAATAATTATGAGGGCAGCAGAATATTCTCTGAAGTAGTGGCACAGGCTCAGAAAGAGGGGTATACAGAACCGGATCCGAGACTTGACCTGTCCGGAACAGATGTGGCAAGAAAAATTTTAATTCTGGCAAGAGAAGCCGGATATCCACTTCAATTTGAGGAAATTGAAAACATCGGTTTTCTTCCGGAAGAATGTATGCAAGGAAGTGTTGATAACTTTTATGAGAAACTTACAGTGTATGAAGAGCATTTTAAAAACTTATTGAATAAGGCAAAAGCCGAAGGAAAAATTTTAAAATATGTGGCAGAATTTGAAGATGGAAAAGCCAAAGTAGGTCTGCAGCATATTGCTCCGGAAAGTGACCTGTTTCACCTTTACGGTAAAGACAATATTGTCATTTTTAAAACCCTGAGATATTCTGAACAGCCATTAGTCGTAAAAGGAGCAGGTGCCGGGGCTGATGTAACAGCAAGTGGAGTTTTTGCAGATATTATCCGTTCCATCTAA
- a CDS encoding YMGG-like glycine zipper-containing protein, whose protein sequence is MRKIVLAGFLSVLLMTACKKDDSVAEKSLEAQKLEFQARQLEIEKQKLAIEKEKMVYEAQKKADSISESKKAKIAAENNSRPQVIRETRTVYRDRSSNSNSGGSSNGSYANNGSGTSQGTTQKKGWSKAAKGTVIGTVGGAAAGALIAKKNRGLGAVIGGVVGGATGYTIGRSQDRKDGRVQPR, encoded by the coding sequence ATGAGAAAGATAGTATTAGCAGGTTTTTTATCCGTCTTGTTAATGACGGCCTGCAAGAAAGATGACAGCGTTGCAGAAAAGTCACTGGAAGCACAAAAGCTTGAATTTCAGGCCAGACAACTTGAAATAGAAAAACAAAAACTGGCTATTGAAAAGGAAAAAATGGTCTATGAAGCTCAGAAAAAAGCAGACAGCATATCCGAAAGCAAAAAAGCAAAAATTGCTGCTGAAAATAATTCAAGACCACAAGTAATCAGAGAAACAAGAACAGTATATAGAGACAGAAGCTCAAATTCCAATTCAGGAGGAAGCAGCAATGGAAGTTATGCCAACAACGGAAGTGGTACTTCACAGGGAACTACCCAGAAAAAAGGATGGAGTAAGGCTGCCAAAGGAACCGTCATCGGCACTGTAGGTGGAGCTGCTGCCGGAGCCCTGATTGCTAAGAAAAACAGAGGATTAGGAGCTGTAATTGGCGGTGTTGTAGGAGGAGCTACAGGATATACCATCGGTAGATCACAGGATAGAAAAGACGGAAGGGTACAACCCCGTTAA
- the thrC gene encoding threonine synthase: MKYYNLKDHSEKIEFKEATIKGQGKEKGLFFPENIPQFDKEFIQNLHQYSNGEIAYRCMKDFAGDEIPPEILKEIVAETVSFEIPLVKINEQISILELFHGPTLAFKDIGARFMSRCLSYFMKDQKKKITVLVATSGDTGGAVAHGFYKIPQINVVILYPKNRVSPVQEKQLTALGENISALEVNGSFDDCQRLVKQAFSDEEINSQLFLTSANSINVARWLPQQIYYLIALKQWIQQYKEQPVICVPSGNFGNICAGLLAHFRGLPASHFIAACNANHVIPDYFTTQNYQPQKAVATLSNAMDVGDPSNFVRILELFGHQFETLKNKISAYSIDDDQTMSTITEVYEKYGYILEPHSAVAFAAIEKYLKENPEQKGFILGTAHPVKFPDAVEKTIHTQIEIPESLNELMKKEKKTVEINSDFEELKRFLLHKI; this comes from the coding sequence ATGAAATACTATAATCTAAAAGACCATTCGGAAAAAATTGAATTCAAAGAGGCCACTATAAAAGGTCAGGGAAAAGAAAAAGGATTGTTTTTCCCTGAAAACATTCCTCAGTTTGATAAAGAATTTATTCAAAATCTTCACCAGTATTCTAATGGAGAAATTGCGTACAGATGCATGAAAGATTTTGCAGGAGATGAAATTCCTCCAGAAATCTTAAAAGAAATTGTGGCAGAAACCGTCAGTTTTGAAATTCCTTTGGTCAAAATCAATGAACAGATATCTATATTGGAATTATTTCATGGCCCTACCTTAGCTTTTAAAGATATTGGTGCAAGATTTATGAGCCGTTGCCTGTCTTATTTCATGAAAGATCAAAAGAAAAAAATCACTGTTCTTGTCGCCACTTCAGGAGATACAGGAGGAGCTGTTGCCCATGGATTTTATAAAATCCCGCAGATTAATGTAGTTATTTTATATCCAAAAAACAGGGTAAGCCCGGTTCAGGAAAAACAGCTGACTGCATTAGGAGAAAATATTTCAGCATTGGAAGTCAACGGGAGTTTTGATGACTGTCAGCGTCTTGTAAAGCAGGCTTTTTCGGATGAGGAAATCAACAGCCAGTTATTTTTGACTTCTGCTAATTCTATTAATGTTGCGAGATGGCTTCCGCAACAGATTTATTATTTAATAGCCTTAAAACAATGGATTCAACAGTATAAAGAACAACCTGTAATCTGCGTACCAAGCGGAAATTTCGGAAATATCTGTGCCGGGCTGCTGGCTCATTTCAGAGGATTGCCTGCCAGTCATTTTATTGCTGCATGTAATGCCAATCATGTCATTCCGGATTATTTTACAACTCAAAACTACCAGCCGCAAAAAGCTGTTGCTACTCTATCCAATGCCATGGATGTAGGAGATCCCAGTAATTTTGTAAGAATATTGGAACTTTTCGGGCATCAGTTTGAAACATTAAAAAATAAAATTTCAGCTTATTCTATTGATGATGACCAAACGATGAGCACCATCACGGAAGTTTATGAGAAATACGGATATATTCTGGAACCTCACAGCGCTGTAGCATTTGCTGCCATAGAGAAATATCTGAAAGAAAATCCTGAACAAAAAGGATTTATTCTGGGTACCGCACATCCGGTAAAATTCCCTGATGCGGTGGAAAAAACGATTCATACCCAGATTGAAATTCCGGAATCATTGAATGAACTTATGAAGAAGGAGAAAAAAACTGTAGAAATAAATTCAGATTTTGAAGAATTAAAACGATTTTTGCTTCATAAAATCTGA
- the folB gene encoding dihydroneopterin aldolase, with protein MSKIYLEDVRIYAYHGVLPEENIIGTYYILNAELHTDLWKAALSDDLHDTISYADINDILHKEMKIKSKLLEHVAGRIITKIHDSFPQVDYIKLKITKTAPPMQGEMRGASIELEKSFKPEN; from the coding sequence ATGAGCAAAATATATCTTGAAGATGTAAGAATATATGCATACCATGGTGTACTTCCCGAAGAAAACATCATCGGAACCTATTATATTCTGAATGCAGAACTTCATACCGATCTGTGGAAAGCTGCCCTATCAGACGATTTGCATGACACTATAAGCTATGCAGACATCAATGATATTCTCCACAAGGAAATGAAAATAAAGTCCAAATTACTGGAACATGTGGCTGGAAGAATCATCACCAAAATTCACGACAGCTTTCCACAGGTCGATTATATTAAATTAAAAATAACGAAAACAGCTCCACCCATGCAGGGAGAAATGAGAGGTGCCAGCATTGAGCTTGAAAAGAGCTTTAAACCGGAAAATTAA
- a CDS encoding DUF4403 family protein, whose translation MKFVKILFLAIGISTFGQTGVDNQLAAYNFPKIKSSITMPVTIPLSELSNMINASVKDLVYQDDSYTDNNNDQFKVKVWKTRPIRLVGGTSQNLLIEVPLKIWAEKGIGTLGVYTYQNTTFETVMSFNTTVTFKNNWTITTNTQPNGFRWVTKPVLDYGRIQVPITSIVEKSLKEQQEKFCKTIDQQMATQLNFQQYALMAWNTFLQPFNISEEYNTWLKVSPVAVNITPLKFYGNQISATLGVDIYSETFTGNKPAASSPVTSVANFNSTPAVADKFILQTTANIPFTEASNMARKTFLNKEFDVRDSKVKVTDIRVYGLDNRVVIEAQTDGYIKGTSIISGIPVYDETKRKIVLSETKFKLKTTNILQKTASLLFQGKIVKMIEEEYGIPTQELEEASRKSIEEAFNKEYYKGLKMNGKVFNLKPSKILLSNTGITAVIDTNASLKLLVNGF comes from the coding sequence TTGAAATTCGTTAAAATATTATTTTTAGCAATAGGGATCAGTACTTTTGGCCAGACCGGTGTTGATAATCAGCTGGCAGCTTATAACTTCCCTAAGATCAAATCCAGCATTACGATGCCAGTGACGATTCCTCTTTCCGAACTAAGTAATATGATCAATGCTTCTGTGAAAGATCTGGTTTATCAGGATGATTCTTATACGGATAACAACAATGATCAGTTCAAAGTAAAAGTTTGGAAGACAAGACCCATCCGACTTGTAGGAGGAACCAGCCAGAATTTACTGATTGAAGTTCCCTTAAAAATATGGGCAGAAAAAGGAATCGGTACTTTGGGGGTTTACACGTATCAGAATACCACTTTTGAAACAGTAATGTCTTTCAATACCACCGTTACTTTTAAAAATAACTGGACCATTACTACCAATACCCAGCCCAACGGTTTCAGATGGGTAACCAAACCGGTGCTTGATTATGGAAGGATACAGGTTCCTATCACTTCCATTGTTGAAAAAAGTTTAAAAGAGCAACAGGAAAAATTCTGTAAAACAATTGACCAGCAAATGGCTACGCAACTGAACTTCCAGCAATATGCCTTAATGGCGTGGAATACTTTTTTGCAGCCATTTAATATTTCGGAAGAATATAATACTTGGCTGAAAGTAAGCCCTGTGGCAGTTAATATCACTCCTTTGAAATTTTATGGAAACCAGATCAGTGCTACGCTTGGTGTGGATATTTACTCTGAAACTTTTACTGGAAATAAACCCGCAGCTTCTTCACCCGTCACCAGTGTTGCTAATTTTAACTCCACTCCTGCTGTTGCAGACAAATTTATTTTACAGACAACAGCCAATATTCCCTTTACAGAAGCGAGTAATATGGCAAGAAAAACTTTCCTGAACAAGGAGTTTGATGTTCGTGATTCTAAGGTAAAAGTAACAGACATCCGAGTATACGGGTTGGATAACAGAGTAGTTATTGAAGCTCAAACCGATGGCTATATAAAAGGAACTTCCATTATTTCAGGAATTCCGGTATATGATGAAACAAAAAGGAAAATTGTTCTATCTGAAACGAAATTTAAACTGAAAACTACCAATATTCTTCAAAAAACAGCTTCACTCCTGTTCCAGGGAAAAATTGTAAAAATGATTGAAGAGGAATATGGCATTCCGACTCAGGAACTGGAAGAAGCCTCAAGAAAAAGTATTGAAGAGGCCTTTAACAAAGAATATTATAAAGGATTAAAGATGAACGGAAAAGTTTTTAATCTTAAACCAAGTAAAATTCTGCTCAGCAATACAGGAATCACAGCCGTTATTGACACCAATGCTTCATTAAAATTATTGGTCAACGGATTTTAA
- a CDS encoding RDD family protein, whose product MKRILNVVEYNKASSGIRLANNFLDLIVLYIVNYILSSVSNLLYEATSIEFFYFYSNGNLLWQILIGNFNYCLYYFLMENYLDGRTVAKYITGTKVISTDGTKPTTQQIVYRTLSRIVPFDGLSFLGVNGWHDTWSDTRVINIKNYQAEIQAKSEIEDLGKKEIA is encoded by the coding sequence ATGAAAAGAATTCTAAATGTTGTTGAATATAACAAAGCCTCATCAGGGATCAGACTTGCTAATAATTTTCTGGATCTTATAGTTCTATATATTGTTAATTATATCCTCTCTTCTGTTTCTAATCTTCTTTATGAGGCCACTTCAATTGAGTTTTTCTACTTCTATAGTAATGGAAATTTATTATGGCAAATCCTGATTGGAAATTTCAATTATTGCCTTTATTATTTTTTGATGGAAAACTATTTAGATGGAAGAACCGTTGCAAAGTATATTACAGGAACCAAAGTAATCAGTACAGACGGTACGAAACCAACTACTCAACAAATTGTTTACAGAACTCTATCCAGAATTGTTCCTTTTGACGGCCTATCATTTCTTGGGGTAAACGGATGGCATGACACATGGAGTGATACAAGAGTAATTAACATCAAAAATTATCAGGCTGAAATTCAAGCAAAAAGCGAAATAGAGGATCTTGGGAAGAAAGAAATTGCTTAA
- a CDS encoding homoserine kinase: MKKVKLKVPATVANLVCGFDILGMAVHDPYDEMEFRLLETPEIIIKHTDAFGLPEEPSKNVAGVVLLKIQEYFNLKKGFEVIIHKHIKPGSGLGSSAASAAGAALGANLLLGNKLSKEEMVHFAMFGEELASGVRHADNIAPCIYGGITLVKSTNPIDIIPLNSPDLFVAAVHPQVEVKTSDARQILKKNISLKNAVEQWGNIAGLVAGIQKNDFLLIGRSLNDVIIEPVRSILIPKFDEIKAKSLQLGALGGGISGSGPSIFMLSEQKETAEKIAQMMKSIYDEIDIESFVYVSKINPGGIQIVEEEI; the protein is encoded by the coding sequence ATGAAAAAAGTAAAATTAAAAGTACCCGCCACTGTTGCCAATTTGGTTTGTGGATTTGATATTCTGGGAATGGCAGTACATGATCCTTATGATGAAATGGAATTTCGGTTACTGGAAACCCCTGAAATCATTATAAAACATACTGACGCTTTCGGACTCCCAGAAGAACCTTCCAAAAATGTTGCGGGAGTTGTCTTGCTAAAAATTCAGGAATATTTTAACCTGAAAAAAGGCTTTGAAGTCATTATCCATAAACATATAAAACCAGGAAGCGGGCTCGGCTCCAGTGCAGCAAGTGCCGCCGGAGCCGCCTTGGGAGCCAATCTTTTATTAGGAAACAAACTTTCCAAAGAGGAAATGGTTCATTTTGCCATGTTTGGAGAAGAGCTGGCTTCAGGAGTGCGTCATGCAGACAATATCGCTCCCTGCATCTATGGTGGAATTACTTTGGTAAAATCTACCAATCCTATTGATATTATTCCTTTAAATAGTCCTGATCTATTTGTCGCAGCTGTACATCCGCAGGTGGAAGTCAAAACTTCAGATGCAAGGCAAATTTTAAAGAAAAATATATCTTTAAAAAATGCTGTTGAACAATGGGGAAATATAGCAGGACTTGTGGCAGGAATTCAGAAAAATGATTTCTTATTAATTGGGAGAAGCCTTAACGATGTCATTATAGAACCTGTCCGAAGTATTCTGATTCCGAAATTTGACGAAATCAAAGCAAAAAGTCTTCAATTAGGTGCTTTGGGAGGAGGGATTTCCGGTTCAGGACCTTCAATTTTTATGCTTTCTGAGCAAAAAGAAACTGCAGAAAAAATTGCCCAGATGATGAAATCTATCTATGATGAAATTGACATAGAAAGTTTCGTCTACGTCTCAAAAATAAATCCGGGAGGAATTCAAATCGTTGAAGAAGAAATTTAA
- a CDS encoding LIC_10190 family membrane protein has protein sequence MENIWGPLFQGISGKILSGIMGISLIWTFISFFIPLNINIELPSILLGLFFFFKNKLYQEFCLLSKKDYALLGVSSLTILFSGSFYPYILDHFGYYIPTLKWLTEYGLVKGISNIDLTLGQMSLWHIFQAGFSNFSDPFLRINSILLIIYSIYIIERKSWIQLCFLPILLLFSQSPSPDLPVIIFSLIILNEAIAGNRNTKLLFAFSVFVFAIKPTMIWLPALTFLSSVFIFKNSFRPLFLGIIILLLFFVKNIWVFGYPVFPVAIGDFGASWKPNPEVLKTSSQFAIMKTYDMQYTYEEIQKFSTGDYIKNWFSLEGIKSKINILFVLSLLIFSAFAWIKKKKLITLICISILIKSILILAFSAQYRFFIDVFFVIFFVLLYEYFNQKKSIIVFSALSLFFISILSFPEFIQRYIPSFRVGSFMAGFEKKQLYQPSTYEYHQFDPYKVGNFNFNVSHNYPYSFDTPIPAISSSYIFDDAKAGIFPQLLDKNDLKKGFIWKKMTPEEKKEAQKVINNIKNTDK, from the coding sequence ATGGAAAATATATGGGGCCCTTTATTTCAGGGAATCTCAGGAAAAATCTTATCAGGAATCATGGGAATAAGCCTGATATGGACATTTATTTCTTTTTTCATTCCTTTAAATATCAATATAGAACTCCCTTCCATCCTGTTGGGATTATTCTTTTTCTTTAAAAATAAACTCTATCAGGAGTTCTGTCTGCTTTCAAAAAAAGACTATGCATTATTAGGGGTAAGCTCACTTACTATTCTATTCTCTGGTTCTTTTTATCCTTATATATTAGATCATTTCGGATATTATATTCCTACATTGAAATGGCTTACAGAATATGGACTGGTAAAAGGAATTTCAAATATAGACCTCACGCTGGGGCAAATGTCGCTATGGCATATTTTTCAGGCAGGATTTTCTAATTTCTCCGATCCGTTTTTGAGAATCAATTCCATACTGCTCATCATCTACAGCATTTATATCATTGAAAGAAAAAGCTGGATCCAGCTTTGTTTTCTTCCTATATTATTACTGTTTTCACAGTCGCCAAGCCCGGATCTGCCTGTTATTATTTTTTCTCTAATTATTTTAAATGAAGCCATAGCAGGAAACAGAAATACCAAACTCCTTTTTGCATTTTCGGTATTTGTTTTTGCGATAAAACCTACTATGATATGGCTGCCTGCACTAACATTCTTAAGTTCGGTATTTATTTTTAAGAACAGCTTCAGACCTTTATTTTTAGGAATTATCATTCTCTTACTTTTCTTTGTGAAAAACATCTGGGTATTCGGTTATCCTGTTTTTCCCGTAGCTATAGGCGATTTTGGAGCATCCTGGAAACCTAATCCGGAAGTGCTAAAAACCTCATCACAATTTGCGATCATGAAAACCTATGATATGCAGTATACGTATGAGGAAATTCAGAAATTTTCAACAGGAGATTATATCAAAAACTGGTTTTCTCTGGAAGGGATCAAATCCAAAATCAATATTCTTTTTGTGCTGAGCTTACTTATTTTCTCAGCCTTTGCCTGGATAAAAAAGAAAAAACTGATCACACTGATCTGCATCTCAATATTGATAAAAAGTATATTAATCCTCGCTTTTTCTGCTCAATACAGGTTTTTTATAGATGTATTTTTTGTGATATTTTTCGTGCTGTTGTATGAATATTTCAATCAGAAGAAATCTATTATAGTCTTTTCAGCGCTCAGCTTATTTTTTATCTCAATATTATCCTTTCCTGAATTTATTCAAAGATATATTCCAAGTTTCAGAGTAGGAAGTTTTATGGCAGGATTTGAAAAGAAACAGCTTTATCAGCCTTCAACCTACGAATATCATCAGTTTGATCCATATAAAGTCGGAAATTTTAATTTCAATGTTTCCCATAACTATCCTTATAGTTTTGATACTCCCATTCCAGCTATTAGTTCAAGCTATATTTTTGATGATGCAAAAGCAGGTATTTTCCCTCAGCTTTTAGACAAAAATGATCTCAAAAAAGGTTTTATCTGGAAAAAAATGACTCCGGAAGAAAAAAAGGAAGCTCAAAAAGTTATCAATAATATCAAAAACACTGATAAATAG